A DNA window from Insulibacter thermoxylanivorax contains the following coding sequences:
- the bshC gene encoding bacillithiol biosynthesis cysteine-adding enzyme BshC, whose amino-acid sequence MKIEPISLMHANPIARDYVQRQERIAARYSGFPQEEAVWRKRVAYLTQGRELAADRRELAAALAGYNRRIGNHPAALDQIEQLASPEALVVIGGQQAGLFTGPLLVIYKAITILRQAREAAKRYQRPVIPVFWIAGEDHDLGEVNHIHLLRAGDQIQRLQLAKQDHDRVSISHLPISPEDWQEVLRGLAQSLPDTELKPGLIETLTSICRDSHTLSEAFARIMARLFGAEGLVLIDSADPAIRRIEAPMWKQLILHNAELHRAYLTAQEALIKAGYHPQAEVHADSAHLFYYEDQKRLLLYRRGDGFADRFGQLRLTEEELLQTAEEEPAKLSNNVLTRPLMQDYLFPVLAVVLGPGEIAYWAQLKEAFTCLGMEVPVIVPREGYTLVEPGDQKLLDRFGMTVEDVFRRLAEKREAWLRSQETFDVEEKFAAAAAQISGIYKPLIEQAGEVNAVMRSLGEANLRRILAEVDYYRKRINAEIEAKHAAGLRQFDRLERALNPGGVPQERVYNVFAYLNRYGDGWLRALLAEHQPDPLDGAQHHVVYL is encoded by the coding sequence ATGAAGATAGAACCAATCTCACTGATGCATGCCAATCCGATAGCCAGGGACTACGTTCAGAGACAGGAGAGAATCGCTGCAAGATATTCAGGTTTCCCGCAGGAGGAAGCAGTCTGGAGGAAGCGCGTCGCTTATCTCACCCAGGGGCGTGAGCTGGCGGCAGACCGCCGGGAGCTTGCGGCGGCGCTGGCCGGATATAACCGCCGCATCGGCAACCATCCTGCGGCGCTGGATCAGATCGAGCAGCTGGCATCCCCGGAAGCGCTGGTGGTCATCGGTGGACAGCAAGCCGGCCTGTTCACGGGGCCGCTGCTCGTCATCTACAAAGCGATTACGATCCTGCGGCAGGCGCGGGAGGCGGCGAAGCGATACCAGCGGCCGGTGATTCCCGTATTCTGGATCGCGGGCGAGGATCATGATCTGGGGGAAGTGAATCATATCCATCTGCTGCGCGCAGGCGATCAGATCCAGCGCTTGCAGTTGGCTAAGCAGGATCATGACCGCGTCTCGATCAGCCATCTGCCGATCTCACCGGAGGATTGGCAAGAGGTGCTCCGCGGACTGGCGCAATCGCTCCCGGATACGGAGCTGAAACCCGGGCTCATCGAGACATTAACATCCATCTGCCGGGATTCTCATACGCTAAGTGAAGCCTTTGCGCGCATCATGGCCCGGCTCTTCGGTGCAGAAGGCCTCGTCCTTATCGACTCCGCAGATCCCGCAATTCGCCGGATCGAAGCGCCGATGTGGAAGCAACTCATCTTGCACAATGCCGAACTTCATCGGGCATATCTGACGGCACAAGAGGCGTTGATCAAGGCGGGATACCATCCGCAGGCGGAAGTTCACGCGGACAGCGCCCACCTCTTCTATTATGAGGATCAGAAGCGGCTGCTGCTGTACCGGCGCGGCGACGGATTCGCTGACCGCTTCGGTCAGCTTCGCCTGACGGAGGAGGAGTTGCTGCAGACAGCCGAAGAAGAGCCGGCCAAGCTGAGTAACAATGTGTTGACACGGCCGCTGATGCAGGATTATCTCTTCCCCGTGCTGGCTGTCGTGCTTGGACCGGGGGAGATCGCCTATTGGGCGCAGCTTAAGGAGGCATTTACTTGCCTAGGCATGGAAGTGCCGGTGATCGTGCCGCGGGAAGGATACACCCTGGTAGAACCGGGGGATCAGAAGCTTCTCGACCGCTTTGGCATGACAGTGGAAGATGTGTTCCGCCGCTTAGCTGAGAAGCGTGAGGCATGGCTCCGCAGTCAAGAGACCTTCGATGTCGAGGAGAAGTTCGCAGCGGCGGCTGCGCAGATTAGCGGGATCTACAAACCGCTGATCGAACAAGCGGGTGAAGTAAATGCGGTGATGAGGTCCTTGGGCGAAGCGAATCTCAGACGAATCCTCGCCGAGGTGGATTACTATCGCAAGCGGATCAATGCGGAGATCGAAGCGAAGCACGCAGCCGGTCTGCGGCAGTTCGATCGTTTGGAACGGGCATTGAACCCGGGCGGGGTGCCGCAGGAACGCGTCTACAATGTATTTGCCTATCTGAATCGGTACGGGGACGGCTGGCTGCGAGCTCTCCTTGCAGAGCATCAGCCTGATCCCTTGGACGGTGCGCAGCATCATGTCGTGTATCTGTAA
- the rsmH gene encoding 16S rRNA (cytosine(1402)-N(4))-methyltransferase RsmH, whose amino-acid sequence MFHHVTVLKEEAVEGLAIKPDGIYVDCTLGGAGHSSLIVENLDETGRLVAFDQDETAIRHAQEVLKPYQQQVTLVNSNFRYIEEELTRLGITGVDGVLFDLGVSSPQLDEAERGFSYNKDAALDMRMDRSTDLTAEIIVNTWDEQELARILWDYGEEKFARRIAKHIVHMRQKAPIRTTQQLAEIIKEAIPAAARRSGGHPAKRSFQAIRIAVNDELGAFEDALEGALRMLNPGGRISVITFHSLEDRICKQFFAKHAKRCACPPDFPICVCGNQGELRLVNRKPIVPGPEELKVNPRARSAKLRIAEKIKE is encoded by the coding sequence TTGTTCCACCACGTTACCGTATTGAAAGAGGAAGCCGTCGAAGGACTGGCGATTAAGCCGGACGGCATCTATGTGGACTGCACATTGGGCGGAGCCGGCCACAGCAGCCTGATCGTTGAGAATCTGGACGAAACTGGGCGGTTAGTCGCCTTCGATCAGGACGAGACGGCGATTCGCCATGCGCAGGAAGTGCTGAAGCCTTATCAGCAGCAAGTGACTTTGGTGAACAGCAATTTTCGCTATATCGAAGAAGAGTTGACCCGTCTTGGAATCACGGGCGTCGACGGCGTATTGTTCGATCTTGGTGTGTCTTCCCCGCAGCTGGATGAAGCGGAGCGGGGATTCAGCTATAACAAGGATGCGGCGCTGGATATGCGAATGGACCGCTCTACGGATCTGACGGCAGAGATCATCGTCAATACCTGGGATGAGCAGGAACTGGCGCGGATCCTATGGGACTATGGTGAAGAGAAGTTTGCCCGCAGAATTGCCAAGCACATCGTACATATGAGGCAAAAAGCGCCGATTCGCACCACCCAGCAGCTGGCTGAGATCATCAAGGAAGCGATCCCGGCTGCGGCGCGGCGAAGCGGCGGGCATCCGGCGAAGCGCAGCTTTCAGGCGATCCGCATCGCTGTGAATGATGAGCTCGGCGCATTCGAAGATGCCCTGGAAGGAGCGCTGCGGATGCTGAATCCCGGCGGACGGATCTCGGTCATCACCTTCCACTCCTTGGAGGATCGAATATGCAAACAGTTTTTTGCGAAGCATGCGAAGCGCTGCGCCTGTCCGCCGGACTTTCCCATCTGCGTGTGCGGGAATCAAGGGGAGCTTCGCCTTGTCAATCGCAAACCCATCGTCCCGGGACCGGAGGAATTGAAGGTGAATCCGCGGGCGCGTTCGGCTAAGCTGCGAATCGCGGAGAAGATTAAGGAATAG
- a CDS encoding DUF3397 domain-containing protein, with product MQFLIQVIQSIFALATIIPFVTFIILRVVLNRLMEDKKRAKDITIDVTTALLIFSVSAMFNVIFEPGISGIWILLLAFLIAFGLAGGAQTRQQGQVDLAKTLRLIWRVGFLVLSLLYVIFFFIGIGQSMFKV from the coding sequence GTGCAATTTCTTATCCAGGTGATCCAATCCATCTTCGCTCTTGCGACGATCATACCCTTCGTCACCTTCATCATCCTGCGTGTGGTCTTAAACCGCTTGATGGAAGATAAGAAACGGGCTAAGGACATCACGATCGATGTGACGACAGCGCTGCTCATCTTCAGCGTGTCGGCAATGTTTAATGTGATCTTCGAGCCCGGGATCAGCGGCATATGGATCTTGCTGCTCGCGTTCCTCATCGCCTTCGGTTTAGCAGGCGGTGCACAGACCCGGCAGCAGGGGCAAGTTGATCTGGCGAAGACCCTTCGCCTCATATGGCGCGTTGGCTTCTTGGTATTGAGTTTGCTTTATGTGATCTTCTTCTTCATCGGCATCGGCCAAAGCATGTTCAAAGTTTGA
- the mraZ gene encoding division/cell wall cluster transcriptional repressor MraZ, translating to MFMGEYQHSLDEKGRIIIPAKFREALGSKFVVTRGLDNCLFVYPMEEWANMEKKLKALPLMKADARAFTRFFLSGAVECELDKQGRITLPNVLREHARLVKDAVIIGVSSRVEIWSKESWEAYAAQSEASFNEIAEKLVDFDLDL from the coding sequence ATGTTCATGGGCGAATACCAGCATTCGCTGGATGAGAAAGGCCGCATCATCATACCGGCCAAGTTCCGTGAAGCCTTGGGCAGCAAGTTCGTCGTCACCCGCGGACTGGATAACTGCTTGTTCGTCTATCCCATGGAGGAGTGGGCGAACATGGAGAAGAAATTAAAGGCCCTACCCTTGATGAAAGCTGATGCCCGTGCTTTTACACGCTTCTTCCTCTCCGGAGCCGTTGAATGTGAGCTGGACAAGCAGGGAAGGATAACGCTGCCGAATGTCCTGCGCGAGCATGCACGGCTGGTCAAAGATGCCGTGATCATCGGTGTATCGAGCCGCGTGGAGATTTGGAGCAAGGAATCTTGGGAAGCCTATGCTGCACAGTCTGAAGCTTCATTCAACGAGATCGCTGAGAAGCTGGTTGATTTTGATCTGGACCTATGA
- a CDS encoding penicillin-binding protein has product MSRKIKIRSFIIGGFFTLFFVLIALRLYWIQVVQADELVAKAERAWSTDIVLPSTRGAIYDRGNSVLAWNAPAYTVAVNPKLIHERGNAREVVDGLAPLLGMESEGQYRKLEQMVTKRREDGSYYLHVEVRNEGWKIDSETAEKIDRFRKENKIDGIYLIEEQKRYYPYGKLASHVLGYTDKENKAIMGIEYSLDSLLSGKDGKIHYSKDRLGYELPEGKVHYEPPVHGKSIRLTLDQHIQHYMEVALEEVYHQYQPVSAMAIAADPKTMEILGMVSMPNFDPNEYWNLEYQSNFYNHAISAVYEPGSTFKIVTLAAAVEEGVFNPNEFYQSGRIRVADSYINDHNGGRGWGEITFLEGFLRSSNVAFVLLGDRLGGEKLRDYIEKFGFGQKTGIELAGEAKGDVNFNLNYPTEVATVTFGHGRLTVTALQQLAAVSAIANDGKLMRPYLVKEIIDSETEEVIQTFEPEVIRQVVSERTAKQVREYLELVVSDQNIGTGRRAYIEGYRVAGKTGTAQKVVNGKYANDRFVVSFVGFAPADDPQLALIVIVDDPKIDSYVQGGQVVAPVFREIMEKSLRYLGVESKKDDISVHSVQVSGSLPRLKLPELVSLDPLRAAEVLEMRGIKYEILGSGHRVLDQYPAADTEISTEQRVLLLTEEPSPDVLPDLRGWSLRDALEVSTYLGIDVRVSGEGYVTSYEWRSEDSGRVLHLNLAPPVSVDSPKDQQETSMESDDEEAA; this is encoded by the coding sequence ATGTCTCGCAAGATTAAGATTCGCTCGTTCATCATAGGGGGATTTTTCACCCTCTTTTTTGTTTTGATCGCTTTGCGTCTTTATTGGATCCAAGTTGTACAAGCCGATGAACTCGTCGCCAAGGCGGAACGCGCTTGGTCGACGGACATCGTGCTGCCTTCTACCCGCGGTGCCATCTATGACCGCGGCAACAGTGTTTTGGCTTGGAATGCGCCGGCTTATACGGTCGCGGTGAACCCGAAGCTCATCCATGAGCGGGGCAATGCGCGCGAGGTCGTGGACGGTCTGGCGCCTCTGCTGGGCATGGAAAGCGAGGGTCAGTACCGCAAACTTGAGCAGATGGTGACTAAGCGAAGGGAAGACGGCAGTTACTATCTGCACGTCGAGGTCCGCAATGAAGGCTGGAAGATCGACAGCGAGACGGCGGAGAAAATCGATCGCTTCCGCAAAGAAAACAAGATAGACGGCATATATCTGATCGAGGAACAGAAGCGTTACTACCCTTACGGCAAGCTGGCTTCTCATGTACTCGGTTATACGGATAAGGAGAACAAGGCGATCATGGGGATCGAGTATTCGCTCGACAGCCTGCTCAGCGGCAAGGATGGAAAGATTCACTATTCCAAGGACCGGCTCGGCTACGAGCTGCCCGAAGGCAAAGTTCATTATGAGCCGCCTGTGCACGGCAAATCCATCCGCCTGACATTGGATCAGCACATTCAGCACTATATGGAAGTCGCGCTGGAAGAGGTTTATCACCAATACCAGCCCGTCAGTGCCATGGCGATCGCTGCGGATCCGAAGACGATGGAGATCCTCGGCATGGTCAGCATGCCGAACTTCGATCCAAACGAGTATTGGAATCTGGAGTATCAGAGCAATTTCTATAACCATGCGATCTCCGCGGTATATGAACCCGGTTCCACCTTTAAGATCGTTACGCTGGCAGCGGCCGTGGAGGAAGGGGTTTTCAATCCTAACGAGTTCTACCAATCCGGGCGCATCCGCGTAGCCGACTCCTATATCAACGACCATAACGGCGGCCGCGGCTGGGGCGAGATCACCTTCCTGGAAGGGTTCTTAAGATCCAGCAATGTTGCCTTCGTCCTCTTGGGAGATCGCCTCGGCGGAGAGAAGCTTCGCGATTATATTGAGAAGTTTGGCTTCGGTCAGAAGACCGGCATTGAACTTGCCGGCGAGGCTAAGGGAGATGTCAATTTCAACTTGAACTATCCGACGGAGGTAGCGACTGTTACCTTCGGTCACGGCCGCCTCACGGTGACGGCTCTCCAGCAGCTGGCTGCAGTCAGTGCGATCGCCAATGACGGCAAGCTCATGCGGCCTTACTTGGTGAAAGAGATCATCGATTCGGAGACGGAGGAGGTCATCCAGACCTTCGAGCCGGAGGTCATCAGACAGGTCGTAAGCGAGAGGACTGCGAAGCAGGTAAGGGAATACCTGGAACTTGTCGTCTCCGATCAGAACATCGGTACGGGGCGCAGGGCATACATCGAAGGATACCGCGTTGCCGGCAAGACGGGGACAGCGCAGAAGGTCGTAAACGGCAAGTATGCCAATGACCGCTTTGTCGTCTCTTTCGTTGGTTTTGCTCCGGCGGATGATCCGCAGCTTGCCTTGATCGTCATCGTCGATGATCCGAAGATCGACAGCTATGTGCAAGGCGGTCAAGTCGTAGCGCCGGTATTCCGCGAGATCATGGAGAAGAGCCTGCGCTATCTCGGCGTAGAGTCTAAGAAGGACGACATCTCCGTGCATTCGGTACAAGTGAGCGGATCGCTGCCGCGCCTTAAGCTGCCGGAACTGGTCTCGCTTGATCCGCTGCGGGCTGCGGAGGTGCTCGAGATGCGGGGGATCAAATATGAGATCCTCGGCAGCGGGCATCGAGTGCTCGACCAATACCCGGCAGCCGATACGGAGATCAGCACGGAGCAGCGCGTGCTGCTGTTGACAGAAGAACCTTCCCCCGATGTTCTTCCGGATCTTCGCGGCTGGTCGCTGCGAGATGCGTTGGAAGTGAGCACATACCTGGGGATCGACGTGCGGGTAAGCGGTGAAGGGTATGTGACGAGTTACGAGTGGCGAAGCGAAGACAGCGGACGAGTGCTCCATCTCAACCTGGCGCCGCCCGTGTCCGTCGATTCGCCGAAGGATCAACAGGAAACAAGCATGGAGTCCGACGATGAAGAGGCGGCTTGA
- a CDS encoding septum formation initiator family protein, with product MVSYVHGSAALDERSRQQQRVIYREKKKKVYKRSVVTPQEKLLWMFGVIVCVVVAGTILFRYAQIYEINTRIQQMEQEIRRIELENSTLKLEVAKLQDNKRLLEISKELGYVPADSITEISLSSVESDVSIAMSGQE from the coding sequence ATGGTATCTTATGTGCATGGAAGCGCGGCGCTGGATGAGCGCAGCCGCCAGCAGCAAAGGGTCATCTACCGCGAGAAGAAGAAAAAAGTCTATAAACGCAGTGTCGTTACCCCGCAGGAGAAACTCCTGTGGATGTTCGGCGTCATCGTCTGCGTTGTCGTCGCAGGCACCATCCTGTTCCGCTATGCACAGATCTATGAGATCAATACCCGGATCCAGCAGATGGAACAGGAGATTCGCAGGATCGAGCTGGAGAACAGCACGCTTAAGCTGGAGGTAGCGAAGCTGCAAGATAATAAACGGCTGCTGGAGATCAGCAAGGAGCTTGGTTATGTACCGGCGGATTCGATCACCGAGATCTCCCTCTCTTCTGTGGAATCAGACGTCAGCATCGCGATGTCTGGGCAGGAGTGA
- a CDS encoding adenosylhomocysteinase, which translates to MNAKARSIIKDISLASEGHLKIDWASAHMPVLNRIREQFEKEQPFRGLKVTICLHLEAKTAYLAKVIQAGGAEVTITGSNPLSTQDDVCAALVEDGITVFARYQPTPEEYKQMLVLALETKPDLIIDDGADLVTILHSERPDLLPQIRGGAEETTTGIIRLKALQREGRLQLPMVAVNDGLCKHLFDNRYGTGQSVFDGINRTTNLVIAGKTVVVAGYGWCGKGVAMRAKGLGAKVVVTEIDPIKAVEAHMDGFEVMPMIEAAKIGDIFITVTGNKSVIRREHYEVMKDGAILANAGHFDVEVDKPDLYALAVSTRVVRHNIEEFALADGRKFYLLAEGRLVNLGASDGHPAEIMDMTFALQALGLRYVNEHYEQLGRQVVNVPEEIDEQVARLKLESLGLRIDALTPEQETYLNSWT; encoded by the coding sequence ATGAACGCCAAAGCTCGAAGCATCATCAAGGATATCTCCCTCGCTTCCGAGGGACATTTGAAGATCGATTGGGCGAGCGCCCATATGCCTGTACTGAATAGGATCCGTGAGCAGTTTGAGAAGGAGCAGCCTTTCCGCGGACTGAAGGTGACGATCTGCCTTCATCTGGAGGCGAAGACCGCATATCTTGCGAAGGTGATCCAAGCCGGCGGCGCAGAGGTGACGATCACCGGCAGCAATCCGCTGTCGACGCAGGATGATGTGTGCGCCGCACTTGTGGAAGACGGCATCACGGTGTTCGCGAGGTACCAGCCGACCCCTGAAGAGTACAAACAGATGCTGGTGCTGGCCCTGGAGACGAAGCCGGATCTTATCATCGATGACGGTGCCGATCTTGTGACTATCCTGCACAGCGAGCGTCCCGATCTCCTGCCGCAGATTCGCGGCGGCGCAGAGGAGACGACAACGGGGATCATCCGCTTAAAGGCGCTGCAGCGGGAAGGCCGGCTGCAGCTGCCGATGGTCGCCGTCAACGACGGGTTGTGCAAGCATCTCTTCGATAACCGCTATGGCACGGGACAGTCGGTGTTCGACGGCATCAACCGCACGACGAACCTGGTCATCGCCGGCAAGACCGTCGTCGTCGCCGGTTACGGCTGGTGCGGCAAAGGCGTCGCGATGCGCGCGAAGGGGCTTGGAGCCAAGGTCGTTGTCACCGAGATCGATCCGATCAAGGCGGTCGAGGCTCATATGGACGGCTTCGAGGTCATGCCGATGATCGAGGCCGCGAAGATCGGCGATATCTTCATCACCGTCACCGGCAACAAGAGCGTCATCCGGCGCGAGCACTATGAGGTGATGAAGGATGGCGCCATCCTGGCAAATGCCGGCCACTTCGATGTAGAGGTGGACAAACCGGACCTGTATGCGCTGGCGGTGAGCACACGCGTCGTCCGTCACAACATCGAGGAATTCGCCCTGGCAGACGGAAGGAAGTTCTACCTGCTGGCGGAGGGCCGCCTCGTCAACTTAGGCGCAAGCGACGGGCATCCGGCGGAGATCATGGATATGACCTTTGCGCTGCAAGCGCTGGGACTGCGCTATGTCAATGAGCATTATGAGCAGCTGGGCAGACAGGTCGTGAACGTGCCCGAAGAAATCGATGAACAGGTCGCCCGCCTCAAGCTGGAGTCCTTAGGGCTTCGCATCGATGCGCTGACACCGGAGCAAGAGACCTATCTAAACAGCTGGACATAA
- a CDS encoding disulfide oxidoreductase translates to MGARRGFIQQYLLYFAWIVSLTATLGSLYFSEIRGFVPCQMCWMQRIFMYPLVFILGIAAYTDDRRIKKYVLPLTIIGGSISIYHYLLQKVPGLAGFQPCTQGVPCNAIYIDWLGFITIPFLALTAFTLITISMFLLDHRAAEEREETAEDADA, encoded by the coding sequence ATGGGTGCAAGGCGCGGTTTTATCCAACAATATCTGTTGTACTTCGCGTGGATCGTCTCGCTGACTGCGACGCTGGGCAGTCTGTACTTCAGCGAGATTCGCGGCTTCGTGCCGTGCCAGATGTGCTGGATGCAGCGCATCTTCATGTACCCGCTGGTCTTCATCCTGGGGATCGCTGCTTATACCGATGACCGGCGTATCAAGAAGTATGTCCTGCCGCTGACGATCATCGGCGGGTCGATCTCGATCTATCACTATCTCTTGCAGAAGGTCCCGGGATTGGCGGGATTTCAGCCGTGCACGCAGGGCGTGCCGTGCAACGCCATCTATATCGATTGGCTCGGCTTCATCACAATTCCTTTCCTTGCTCTGACCGCCTTCACCTTGATTACGATCAGCATGTTCCTGCTCGATCATCGTGCTGCGGAAGAGCGGGAGGAAACGGCTGAGGACGCAGATGCATGA
- a CDS encoding thioredoxin domain-containing protein, translated as MSKQSQNNKPNHKKNNKRTSSIKKQNHMKPLIWMTAGFAAILILLAVITNIQSSREVRFTDLPSLANQPVIGDPEAPVTVYGFGDYLCPSCMDWDERIYPQLYKDYIETGKVKYAHIHVMFQGQGSQLASLAAESVFQQAPEYFWDYHQAIFAAMRTNHVSLDLLLDLAEQHVPGIDLEQLEADITNLTAMPALAEDVDLVEQYEVTKTPTVMINGIVMKNPFDYETMKRTIEKELEAAMK; from the coding sequence ATGTCAAAGCAAAGCCAGAACAATAAACCTAATCACAAAAAGAACAATAAACGCACATCGAGCATCAAGAAGCAGAACCATATGAAACCGTTGATCTGGATGACGGCGGGATTCGCCGCGATCCTCATCCTGCTGGCAGTCATCACGAATATACAGAGCAGCCGGGAAGTTCGCTTCACCGATCTGCCTTCCTTAGCGAATCAGCCGGTGATCGGGGATCCGGAAGCACCGGTTACGGTGTATGGTTTCGGGGATTATCTATGCCCGAGCTGCATGGATTGGGATGAGCGGATCTATCCACAGCTGTACAAAGATTATATCGAGACGGGTAAAGTGAAGTACGCCCATATCCATGTGATGTTCCAGGGCCAAGGGTCGCAACTCGCCTCGCTGGCTGCCGAATCGGTCTTCCAGCAAGCGCCGGAATACTTCTGGGATTATCATCAAGCGATCTTCGCTGCGATGAGAACCAATCATGTAAGTCTGGATCTGCTTCTGGATCTAGCGGAGCAACATGTGCCCGGCATCGATCTCGAACAGCTGGAAGCGGACATAACGAATCTGACAGCGATGCCTGCTTTGGCGGAGGATGTAGACCTGGTGGAACAATATGAAGTGACGAAGACACCGACGGTCATGATCAACGGCATTGTCATGAAGAATCCCTTCGATTATGAGACGATGAAGCGAACGATCGAGAAGGAATTGGAGGCTGCGATGAAGTAA
- a CDS encoding ketopantoate reductase family protein: MRIWVLGGGAIGLLYAAKLRASGADVMLLTRTREQAAKIAASGIEVCDEKGSWNIPCVSIAVDDLTQPGELGEEAPEWILLTVKQYGITERMLAWLNSLGQASPRMKLLAMQNGLGHLERLAAHLPPERLYAAVVSEGALRTGPASVQHTGSGVTKIGAAAPDGEGEMQRRRTLRDLQKVLQNAGFESILSKQLIDDLWHKLIINSVINPLTALLGIPNGELIEHQSLLTVMRQLMEEARTVAARSGAQTDDSIWESILEVCRRTASNRSSMLQDLEAGRPTELRWINGAVVEAARRCGLSVPTHETILQLVQAKERIR; encoded by the coding sequence ATGCGCATATGGGTGTTGGGCGGCGGGGCGATCGGTCTCCTATATGCAGCAAAGCTGCGTGCCTCAGGCGCTGATGTCATGCTTCTTACCCGCACGCGTGAACAAGCGGCGAAGATCGCAGCAAGCGGCATCGAGGTGTGTGATGAGAAGGGGAGTTGGAACATACCCTGTGTCAGCATCGCAGTTGATGATCTCACCCAGCCGGGGGAACTTGGAGAAGAGGCCCCGGAATGGATCTTGCTGACCGTCAAACAGTACGGGATTACCGAAAGGATGCTGGCATGGCTTAACTCATTGGGACAAGCTTCACCGCGCATGAAACTGCTGGCGATGCAGAATGGACTCGGCCATTTGGAGCGATTAGCCGCGCATCTGCCGCCTGAACGGCTGTATGCTGCGGTGGTCTCGGAAGGTGCTCTGCGAACGGGACCTGCCTCTGTGCAGCACACCGGTTCGGGAGTGACCAAGATCGGCGCTGCTGCGCCCGATGGAGAAGGGGAGATGCAGCGCCGCAGAACGCTCAGAGATTTGCAAAAAGTCTTACAAAATGCAGGATTTGAATCGATTTTGTCGAAGCAATTGATAGATGATCTCTGGCATAAATTGATCATCAACTCTGTGATCAATCCGTTAACAGCATTGCTCGGAATACCGAATGGGGAGCTGATTGAGCATCAGAGTCTGCTTACGGTCATGCGTCAATTGATGGAAGAAGCGCGAACGGTCGCTGCCCGAAGCGGTGCGCAGACGGATGATTCCATATGGGAATCAATCCTGGAGGTGTGCAGGCGAACAGCTTCGAACCGCTCTTCGATGCTGCAGGATCTGGAGGCCGGCCGCCCTACGGAACTGCGCTGGATTAACGGGGCAGTGGTGGAAGCAGCACGAAGATGCGGCTTATCCGTACCAACGCATGAGACGATCTTGCAGCTGGTCCAAGCGAAAGAGAGAATTCGTTAG